A portion of the Citrobacter rodentium NBRC 105723 = DSM 16636 genome contains these proteins:
- the terL gene encoding phage terminase large subunit, with protein sequence MAKRKLSIKEFQRSLQEYIANLRQTIEAECLGFDVNPQATQARRAAVCDPVTGYDYFVENYFPHYVRNPAKSELHKYLFSRLPQVVASPAPENDAIAAPRGEAKSTLVTQLFTLWTIIRAIKHYPVIIMDSIDQAYPMLEAIKAELEFNPRLKNDFPEVCGQGRVWRMGTIVTANNIKVTVAGSGKKLRGLRHGPYRPDLIILDDIENDEMVRNPEQRDKLHDWLTKTVMPLGEAGGKTDIIYIGTILHYDSVLSRTLNNPMWKTARFKAVIQWPANMKLWDEWEELIRNKQPEAAEALYRQNEAEMLAGSVVSWAARPLLALMKIRVRDGHDTFDSEYQNDPVSGEDALFAGCIKFWVNRLDEWVFYGAVDPSLGKKNKNRDPSAILVGGFNRFTGILDVVEADIRRRLPNKLIEDVIKYQREYHCLCWSFESVQFQEFLRTVLVERSAALGVPVPALPVIPLEDKALRIESLQPHMANGLIRISHTHQTLIDQLRHYPKADHDDGPDCLHMLWTLAVSRSAKFQIHTPRSTGRDRGGRFGSGGW encoded by the coding sequence GTGGCAAAACGTAAACTTTCCATTAAAGAGTTTCAGAGAAGCCTGCAGGAGTACATCGCCAACCTCCGCCAGACCATCGAGGCTGAATGTCTGGGGTTCGATGTAAACCCGCAGGCCACACAGGCCCGCCGGGCGGCAGTCTGCGACCCGGTGACGGGCTACGATTATTTTGTCGAAAACTATTTCCCGCATTACGTCCGCAACCCGGCAAAAAGTGAGCTGCATAAATACCTGTTCAGCCGTCTGCCACAGGTTGTGGCAAGCCCGGCCCCGGAGAACGACGCCATCGCCGCGCCTCGTGGTGAGGCAAAATCCACGCTGGTGACTCAGCTGTTTACCCTGTGGACCATTATCCGGGCCATTAAGCATTACCCGGTCATCATTATGGACAGTATCGACCAGGCTTATCCGATGCTGGAAGCCATCAAGGCTGAACTGGAATTTAACCCCCGTTTAAAAAACGATTTCCCGGAAGTGTGCGGGCAGGGGCGCGTCTGGCGTATGGGGACCATCGTCACGGCCAACAATATCAAGGTGACCGTTGCCGGTAGTGGTAAAAAACTGCGTGGTCTGCGCCACGGCCCGTACCGTCCTGACCTGATCATCCTCGACGACATCGAGAACGACGAGATGGTGCGTAACCCGGAGCAGCGCGACAAGCTGCACGACTGGCTCACCAAAACCGTGATGCCGCTGGGTGAGGCTGGCGGTAAAACCGATATTATTTATATCGGAACCATCCTGCATTACGACTCCGTGCTGTCGCGCACACTGAATAACCCGATGTGGAAAACGGCCCGTTTTAAGGCTGTCATTCAGTGGCCTGCCAACATGAAGCTGTGGGACGAGTGGGAAGAACTCATCCGCAACAAACAGCCGGAAGCGGCGGAGGCACTTTACCGGCAGAACGAAGCCGAGATGCTCGCCGGGTCGGTGGTGTCATGGGCGGCGCGTCCCCTGCTGGCGCTGATGAAAATCCGTGTTCGTGACGGTCATGACACCTTTGATTCTGAATACCAGAACGACCCGGTCAGCGGTGAAGATGCGCTGTTTGCGGGCTGCATTAAGTTCTGGGTTAACCGTCTTGATGAATGGGTGTTTTATGGTGCTGTTGACCCCAGTCTCGGGAAGAAAAACAAAAACCGCGACCCGTCGGCCATTCTCGTGGGGGGCTTTAACCGCTTTACCGGCATTCTGGATGTGGTTGAAGCCGATATCCGCCGACGTCTGCCAAACAAACTTATCGAAGACGTGATTAAGTATCAGCGGGAATACCACTGTCTGTGCTGGTCGTTTGAGTCCGTCCAGTTTCAGGAGTTTCTGCGTACCGTGCTGGTTGAGCGTTCGGCGGCGCTGGGTGTGCCGGTTCCGGCGCTGCCGGTCATCCCGCTGGAGGATAAGGCACTGCGTATCGAGTCCCTTCAGCCGCATATGGCCAACGGCCTGATTCGTATCAGTCACACACATCAGACACTGATTGACCAGCTGCGCCACTACCCCAAAGCTGACCACGATGATGGCCCGGACTGTCTGCACATGCTGTGGACGCTGGCGGTTTCGCGTAGCGCAAAATTTCAGATTCACACCCCACGCAGCACCGGGCGTGACCGTGGCGGGCGTTTTGGTTCAGGAGGATGGTAA
- a CDS encoding DUF935 domain-containing protein yields MAQLVDIYGRPLKREALKTTQSVRVAERLRIYPDHPSRGLNIRKLPRILEAAERGYLPAQAMLFADMEERDGHLFAEMEKRKKALLTLDWSVEPPRNASKAEKELAAAVDEWLHGIPDMEDIILNGMSSVGYGFSCQEISWAFVDKTWLPDAVTLRPHNWFITLPEHNDELRLDDGNRGEDGKDGSALWPFGWLVHRYNARSGFLGSSGLFRVLVWPYLFKNFALRDMAEFLEIYGLPARIAYYAQGTSDEDRDNILEALVNLGHEAVAALPQGNEIEFKEAASGGPEAFMSMVEWAERTTSKVILGSTLTSQADGKTSTNALGNVHNEVRHDILAADARQLSGMFSSLIQMMASLNGWQDIPPRRLPRLVFDVQQEADIKGVADAVNVLVNNVGMKDIPVSWVRKKTGIPTPKDGEEVLVPVAQRLPVQAGLSQLRERLNVAALSQQDNGEDDPAQRAIDRAELPAEAIAQGMNELVAPLVQAIQEGRDADEAMNVLAEAWPELPDETLRQLLTQAFFVADIWGRLNADS; encoded by the coding sequence ATGGCACAGCTTGTTGATATTTACGGACGCCCGCTGAAACGTGAGGCACTCAAAACCACGCAGTCGGTCAGAGTGGCGGAACGGCTGCGCATTTATCCCGACCACCCGTCCCGTGGTCTGAACATCAGAAAACTGCCGCGCATTCTGGAAGCCGCCGAGCGCGGTTATCTTCCGGCGCAGGCGATGCTGTTTGCGGATATGGAAGAACGTGATGGCCACCTGTTCGCCGAGATGGAAAAGCGCAAAAAAGCGTTGCTGACGCTGGACTGGTCGGTGGAGCCGCCCCGCAATGCCTCGAAGGCAGAAAAGGAGCTGGCCGCCGCCGTGGATGAATGGCTGCACGGCATCCCGGACATGGAGGACATCATCCTCAACGGGATGAGCAGTGTCGGTTACGGCTTCAGCTGTCAGGAAATCAGCTGGGCGTTCGTGGATAAAACGTGGTTACCGGATGCGGTGACGCTGCGCCCGCATAACTGGTTCATAACTCTGCCGGAACACAATGACGAACTCCGCCTTGATGACGGCAACCGTGGGGAAGATGGCAAGGACGGCTCCGCACTGTGGCCGTTCGGCTGGCTGGTTCACCGTTACAACGCCCGGTCGGGGTTCCTGGGTTCATCCGGCCTGTTCCGCGTACTGGTCTGGCCATATCTGTTCAAAAACTTTGCGCTGCGTGATATGGCAGAATTTCTGGAGATTTACGGCCTTCCGGCGCGTATTGCCTACTATGCACAGGGCACCAGTGACGAGGACCGGGACAACATTCTCGAAGCCCTGGTCAATCTGGGCCATGAAGCGGTGGCCGCACTGCCGCAGGGTAACGAGATTGAATTCAAGGAGGCAGCCTCCGGCGGGCCGGAGGCGTTCATGTCGATGGTGGAATGGGCGGAGCGTACCACCTCAAAAGTGATTCTGGGCAGTACGCTGACCAGCCAGGCTGACGGTAAAACCTCCACCAACGCGCTGGGTAATGTGCATAACGAGGTCCGGCACGACATTCTGGCCGCCGATGCACGCCAGCTGTCCGGCATGTTCAGCAGCCTGATACAGATGATGGCCAGCCTCAACGGCTGGCAGGATATCCCGCCACGCCGTCTGCCGCGACTGGTGTTTGATGTGCAGCAGGAAGCCGACATTAAGGGCGTGGCGGACGCCGTCAACGTGCTGGTCAACAATGTGGGAATGAAGGATATCCCGGTGTCGTGGGTACGCAAAAAAACCGGTATCCCCACCCCGAAAGACGGCGAAGAGGTACTGGTGCCGGTGGCACAGCGTCTCCCTGTGCAGGCGGGCCTCAGCCAGCTGCGTGAGCGGCTGAATGTTGCCGCGCTCAGTCAGCAGGACAACGGGGAGGACGACCCGGCACAGCGCGCCATCGACCGTGCAGAACTTCCGGCAGAGGCCATCGCGCAGGGGATGAACGAACTGGTGGCCCCGCTGGTGCAGGCCATACAGGAAGGCCGGGATGCAGACGAGGCCATGAATGTACTGGCGGAAGCGTGGCCGGAGCTGCCGGATGAAACGCTGCGGCAGTTGCTGACGCAGGCATTCTTTGTGGCGGATATCTGGGGGCGACTGAATGCCGACAGCTGA
- a CDS encoding phage minor head protein, translating into MPTADDVDLGYAYTLKPEEAITYFESKGYVIGFRWHDVKDIAHARAFTVAGVLKLDVLKDIRDGLTAAIADGGTFREFAAQLEPLLESKGWLGKRLIVDEDTGELHGRQLTPRRLRTIFDTNIQSSYNAGRYQQQMANVADRPYFERVAVMDLHTRPKHAALNGFTARADDPVWAFLYPPDGYHCRCRIRARSASDVEKYGLTVQSSEGRLVEVEQEYGQPGQTIRTMGLKMPDGSVYTADPGFGFNPGKVAWQPELEKYDYRSARQYVTGTLTGPDFARGLANVSELDARQRYPLAIRSPEQVAATGAARQTVNLTADVMKRLSATDTPPTAADYVLMQQTIERAEHVTQDGNAWRYALQSGDRWSVATVEDDVLTDWVMQDTPEAS; encoded by the coding sequence ATGCCGACAGCTGACGATGTTGACCTGGGTTATGCGTACACCCTGAAACCGGAAGAAGCGATTACGTATTTCGAAAGCAAGGGATACGTTATCGGCTTCCGCTGGCACGATGTGAAGGACATCGCACACGCCCGGGCGTTCACAGTGGCGGGCGTGCTGAAACTGGATGTGCTGAAGGATATCCGTGATGGCCTGACGGCGGCAATAGCTGACGGCGGGACGTTCCGGGAGTTTGCTGCACAACTGGAGCCACTGCTGGAATCAAAAGGCTGGCTGGGTAAACGGCTGATTGTGGACGAGGACACCGGCGAACTGCACGGCAGACAGCTGACGCCGCGCCGGTTGCGCACGATATTTGATACCAACATTCAGTCGTCATATAACGCCGGACGTTATCAGCAGCAGATGGCGAACGTGGCTGACCGGCCTTATTTTGAGCGCGTGGCAGTAATGGACCTTCACACCCGCCCGAAACACGCCGCCCTGAACGGCTTTACCGCCCGGGCGGATGACCCTGTCTGGGCGTTTTTATATCCCCCTGACGGTTATCACTGCCGCTGCCGTATCCGGGCGCGTTCGGCGTCTGATGTGGAGAAATATGGCCTGACGGTGCAGAGCAGCGAGGGGCGACTGGTTGAGGTTGAACAGGAATATGGCCAGCCGGGCCAGACCATCAGAACAATGGGGCTGAAGATGCCGGACGGCTCCGTGTATACCGCCGACCCGGGCTTCGGTTTTAACCCCGGCAAAGTGGCATGGCAGCCGGAACTGGAAAAATACGATTACCGCAGCGCCCGCCAGTATGTCACCGGCACCCTGACCGGGCCGGATTTTGCCCGGGGACTGGCGAACGTCAGCGAACTGGATGCGCGCCAGCGATATCCGCTGGCCATCCGTTCACCGGAACAGGTCGCCGCCACGGGCGCTGCACGGCAGACGGTAAACCTTACGGCTGACGTTATGAAGCGCCTCAGTGCAACAGACACGCCCCCGACCGCCGCCGACTATGTGCTGATGCAGCAGACCATCGAACGGGCGGAGCATGTCACGCAGGACGGCAACGCGTGGCGGTATGCGTTACAGTCGGGCGACCGCTGGTCAGTGGCGACGGTTGAGGATGACGTGCTGACAGACTGGGTTATGCAGGACACCCCGGAGGCATCATGA
- a CDS encoding phage virion morphogenesis protein, whose protein sequence is MSTGKLDIKIDLSAYNTTLGKLIRSVKDRRDLMTALAGSMLDAVETNLEQQGRPKWMGWSPAYAKRRGPGQILQKSGRLAASIRSAVNNNEATVGTNVRYARIHNEGGEIRHQARTQNLYFKQYKNGSVSTRFVKKRNSNFVQSATVGAYTVNMPARPFLQLVQDDIDELENTANRYFARVID, encoded by the coding sequence ATGAGCACCGGTAAACTGGATATTAAGATTGATTTAAGCGCGTATAACACCACGCTGGGGAAACTGATTCGTTCCGTGAAGGACCGGCGCGACCTGATGACGGCGCTTGCGGGTTCCATGCTGGATGCGGTTGAGACTAACCTGGAACAACAGGGTCGCCCGAAATGGATGGGCTGGAGTCCGGCTTATGCGAAGCGACGCGGCCCCGGGCAAATCCTTCAGAAGTCCGGGCGACTGGCTGCCAGTATCCGCTCTGCGGTTAACAATAACGAGGCCACGGTCGGGACAAACGTCCGTTACGCCCGTATCCACAACGAAGGCGGCGAAATCCGCCATCAGGCACGGACGCAGAACCTGTATTTTAAACAGTACAAAAACGGCAGCGTCAGCACCCGCTTTGTGAAAAAGCGCAACAGTAATTTTGTGCAGAGCGCAACGGTCGGAGCGTATACGGTCAACATGCCCGCGCGTCCCTTCCTTCAGCTTGTGCAGGACGACATCGACGAGCTGGAGAACACCGCAAACCGCTATTTTGCGCGTGTGATTGACTGA
- a CDS encoding phage protease → MKMNIAALSLEITKATHSEIQLFPAGEFSAVDGRPHTDEVESGKWVLTAELAAQLVAQVAARATPFVIDYEHQTLRAVNNGKPAPAAGWFSQVEWREGAGLYATGVEWTENAAAMIAAGEYKFISPVFAYNKRGEVLELLHAALTNTPALDGMDAVMLAAASRLASLSTETETTTVDEELLNDLLSSLRWMLNLPVTSTAEDIKNELQKVVDLISNGQGTAAASVSLLALLNQKDEQIASLSANAYDPTKHIPLTAYEELQERYAVLAQQSGEAEAGALIQAALSDGRLLPTLEDWAKDYARRDINGFKTWLDKTTPLAALSSTQTGGKPPKTPSPAPAQIKTGDDVDVDIAICSMMGVDPEDVARYAGDK, encoded by the coding sequence ATGAAGATGAACATTGCGGCATTAAGCCTCGAAATCACCAAAGCAACTCACAGCGAAATCCAGCTGTTTCCGGCAGGCGAGTTCAGTGCGGTGGATGGTCGCCCACATACCGATGAAGTCGAAAGCGGTAAATGGGTGCTGACCGCTGAACTGGCCGCGCAGCTTGTCGCACAGGTGGCAGCCCGTGCCACGCCTTTTGTCATTGATTACGAACATCAGACGCTGCGCGCCGTAAACAACGGCAAGCCCGCCCCGGCGGCGGGCTGGTTCAGCCAGGTGGAATGGCGAGAAGGTGCGGGCCTGTATGCCACCGGTGTGGAGTGGACGGAGAACGCGGCGGCCATGATTGCCGCCGGTGAGTACAAGTTTATTTCCCCTGTTTTTGCCTACAACAAGCGCGGCGAAGTGCTGGAGCTGTTACATGCTGCGCTGACCAATACCCCTGCGCTGGACGGTATGGACGCGGTCATGCTGGCTGCGGCCAGCCGTCTGGCGAGTCTGTCAACTGAAACGGAGACCACAACAGTGGATGAAGAACTGTTAAACGATTTGCTGTCCAGTCTGCGCTGGATGCTTAACCTTCCGGTGACCTCGACGGCAGAAGATATCAAAAACGAGCTGCAAAAAGTCGTTGACCTGATTTCGAACGGTCAGGGAACGGCGGCGGCATCCGTCAGCCTGCTGGCCCTGCTGAATCAGAAAGACGAGCAAATCGCCAGCCTGTCAGCAAATGCCTATGACCCGACGAAGCATATTCCTCTGACGGCATATGAAGAACTTCAGGAGCGTTATGCCGTACTGGCGCAACAGTCCGGTGAGGCCGAAGCCGGGGCACTGATTCAGGCGGCGCTGTCTGACGGACGACTGCTTCCGACGCTGGAAGACTGGGCGAAAGATTACGCTCGTCGCGATATCAACGGTTTTAAAACCTGGCTGGATAAAACCACCCCGCTTGCCGCACTCAGCAGCACCCAGACCGGCGGCAAACCACCCAAAACGCCGTCACCGGCCCCGGCGCAGATTAAAACCGGCGATGACGTCGATGTCGATATCGCCATTTGTTCAATGATGGGCGTTGATCCAGAGGATGTCGCCCGTTACGCAGGAGACAAGTAA
- a CDS encoding Mu-like prophage major head subunit gpT family protein, with protein sequence MIVNAKNLNQIFINLKTTYQKAFDQTPTDWQKVAMEVPSGSKENDYSWLSRFPKMREWVGDKNVKSLEAFNYTIRNKDWEATVEVDRNDIEDDQIMGYALQARDAGQSAAELPADIVASLINNGFTSPCYDGQMFFDTDHLVAGKSVSNKGTKKLKVGSLAEAKASYGAARTAMRSLKDDEGASLRIRPNLLVVPPALEDDANYLMTAEKFPDGTPNPYRNTAEVLVMPELTSDSAWFLFDTSRSVKPLIFQQRKKPVFVEQTDYNSDNVFMRKKFRFGAEARCNGGYGFWQMAFGSDGTTE encoded by the coding sequence GTGATAGTCAACGCTAAAAACCTCAACCAGATTTTTATTAATCTGAAGACCACCTATCAGAAAGCCTTCGACCAGACTCCCACTGACTGGCAAAAAGTGGCAATGGAAGTGCCATCAGGCAGCAAGGAGAACGACTACAGCTGGTTGAGTCGTTTCCCGAAAATGCGCGAGTGGGTCGGTGATAAAAACGTTAAATCTCTGGAAGCCTTCAACTACACCATCCGCAACAAGGACTGGGAAGCCACGGTTGAAGTCGATCGTAACGACATCGAGGACGACCAGATTATGGGCTATGCCCTTCAGGCCAGAGACGCAGGCCAGTCAGCGGCAGAACTCCCGGCAGATATTGTGGCGTCCCTTATCAATAACGGTTTTACCAGTCCCTGTTACGACGGCCAGATGTTCTTTGATACCGACCACCTGGTCGCCGGTAAATCGGTGTCCAACAAAGGCACCAAAAAACTCAAAGTGGGGTCGCTTGCTGAAGCGAAAGCCTCCTACGGTGCCGCCCGTACGGCCATGCGCAGCCTGAAAGATGACGAAGGCGCGTCTCTCAGAATCCGTCCGAATCTGCTGGTTGTGCCACCGGCGCTGGAAGATGACGCGAACTACCTGATGACCGCCGAGAAGTTCCCGGACGGTACGCCGAACCCGTATCGCAACACCGCTGAAGTGCTGGTGATGCCGGAGCTGACGTCGGATTCTGCATGGTTCCTGTTCGACACCTCCCGCTCGGTCAAGCCGCTGATCTTCCAGCAGCGTAAGAAACCGGTTTTTGTGGAGCAGACGGACTACAACAGCGACAACGTATTCATGCGTAAGAAGTTTCGGTTTGGTGCCGAAGCGCGCTGTAACGGCGGTTACGGCTTCTGGCAGATGGCATTTGGTTCAGATGGTACGACGGAGTAA
- a CDS encoding HI1506-related protein, with translation MEKVIEITARREGFRRCGVAHSATTKEWPVDAFTPEQLAVLKADPMLIVVERDKASGQNDTARGDELAAQLDAERQKVSELTAQLEEERGKVRELTAALKAAQKADKKEK, from the coding sequence ATGGAAAAGGTGATTGAAATTACCGCCCGCCGTGAGGGTTTTCGCCGCTGCGGTGTGGCACACAGCGCAACCACGAAGGAATGGCCTGTGGATGCGTTCACCCCGGAACAGCTGGCGGTGCTGAAGGCTGACCCCATGCTGATTGTGGTGGAGCGCGATAAAGCGTCCGGCCAGAACGACACGGCCCGGGGGGATGAACTGGCCGCACAGCTGGATGCCGAACGCCAGAAAGTCAGCGAACTGACGGCGCAGCTGGAAGAAGAGCGCGGGAAGGTCCGGGAACTGACAGCGGCGCTTAAAGCAGCGCAGAAAGCAGACAAAAAGGAGAAGTAA
- a CDS encoding gp436 family protein encodes MSYATPEQFIRAFSEREARTLTDEDMTGFIDEEKLASALARASAQIDGYLVGRYRTPWPDSPGILVGYCCDIARYHLATDYRICSEEIQMRYRDAIRFLEKVAAGQINLGRDTSGSVIQSSSQVRIRSGSRQFGRESTRGGAF; translated from the coding sequence ATGTCTTACGCCACACCGGAACAGTTCATCAGGGCGTTCAGTGAACGCGAGGCGCGCACACTGACGGATGAAGACATGACGGGATTCATCGACGAAGAAAAGCTGGCCTCCGCGCTTGCGCGCGCCAGTGCCCAGATTGATGGCTATCTGGTGGGGCGTTACCGGACCCCGTGGCCTGACAGCCCGGGGATACTGGTGGGTTACTGCTGCGATATCGCCCGTTATCACCTGGCGACCGATTACCGTATCTGCTCAGAAGAAATTCAGATGCGCTACCGGGATGCCATCCGCTTTCTGGAGAAAGTCGCGGCAGGACAAATCAACCTCGGGCGGGATACGTCCGGCAGTGTGATCCAGTCATCGTCACAGGTGCGTATCCGCTCCGGCTCCCGTCAGTTCGGGCGTGAGTCCACGCGGGGAGGTGCATTCTGA
- a CDS encoding DUF1834 family protein, whose protein sequence is MITDIERALVERLRCGLGHMVQDVRTYAGELDEDPGRIVRSLPAAWVTFGGIVKTERYSTSRRKYIATGRFVVVVGDYNTRSEQSARQGGTVRDEVGTNQLVESVRRLLTGQDLGLEIDYFEPGRVRTLFNTGVAERAMSVFACEFDTRWVEHALENGKWPERGAEADRLFNRYHGRLSDPDPELLNLGIRYQMQDSDAEISGLTELREQQHEQNEG, encoded by the coding sequence CTGATTACTGACATTGAACGGGCGCTGGTTGAGCGTCTGCGCTGTGGTCTGGGGCATATGGTGCAGGATGTCCGCACCTATGCCGGTGAACTGGATGAAGACCCGGGCCGGATTGTTCGCAGCCTTCCGGCAGCCTGGGTGACGTTCGGCGGCATCGTGAAAACCGAACGCTATTCCACGTCACGCCGGAAATACATTGCCACCGGACGCTTTGTGGTTGTGGTGGGTGATTACAACACCCGCAGCGAACAGAGCGCCAGACAGGGAGGCACCGTCCGGGATGAGGTCGGGACAAACCAGCTGGTTGAATCCGTCCGTCGCCTGCTGACCGGTCAGGATTTGGGGCTGGAGATTGATTATTTCGAACCCGGGCGGGTCAGGACGCTGTTTAACACCGGCGTGGCAGAGCGGGCAATGTCCGTGTTTGCCTGTGAGTTCGATACCCGCTGGGTGGAGCACGCGCTGGAGAACGGTAAATGGCCGGAGCGTGGTGCAGAAGCGGACCGCCTCTTCAACCGCTACCACGGCAGGCTGTCAGACCCTGACCCGGAACTGCTGAACCTTGGCATCCGGTACCAGATGCAGGACAGCGACGCGGAAATATCAGGGCTGACTGAATTAAGAGAGCAACAGCATGAACAAAATGAAGGTTAA
- a CDS encoding DUF2635 domain-containing protein, with amino-acid sequence MKFPMEDNARKYITTEAVTVENTAYYRRAVQDGDLILVKAEPETTVTAEQDAVQVKAKAKREKQVDSDE; translated from the coding sequence ATGAAGTTCCCGATGGAGGATAACGCCCGGAAATACATCACCACGGAAGCGGTGACCGTTGAGAACACCGCTTATTACCGGCGCGCCGTTCAGGACGGTGACCTGATTCTGGTGAAGGCTGAGCCTGAAACCACCGTGACGGCTGAACAGGACGCCGTGCAGGTAAAAGCGAAGGCGAAGAGAGAGAAACAGGTGGATTCCGATGAGTGA
- a CDS encoding phage tail sheath C-terminal domain-containing protein — protein sequence MSEIQFDTISGGIRKPGVHFEFNTRLAVNTLPGNEQRVLVIGPMLSGGTATPLNAVSVYSEDEADLYFGAGSLAAAMARAAINANSYLQLDVIGIADSGAGQAATGAVTVSGTAISSGTLSVWVAGEQVTVDVETGDEPSKIIPALVEAMTQTPSLLVTGEYKSEASQLTVTTRTKGAWGNDITLSASTTAGGLTVSATPMANGEMDPDIQPALDAVFAAGHNILICPFSTTPALAALKQHLEKTGNAMEQRGAIGCAGWTGSLGNGITLAAGVNSGRVSVPWYRGSVKLPAVLAAIYGAVMAGEEDPARPLNSLALSGLDVVAMSQRESRNEQENALHNGLTPVEVGPGNTVQIVRAVSTYTVNAQGVTDVSLLDITSIRTLDYTRKACRERISLRFPREKLSIRTIAKVESELYDVLIKLEEAEILENVEANKAKLRVQRNGKDANRLDCVVPADVVNGLHVFAGRIDMIL from the coding sequence ATGAGTGAAATTCAGTTTGACACCATTTCGGGCGGCATCCGTAAGCCCGGTGTGCATTTTGAGTTCAATACCCGGCTGGCCGTTAACACGCTGCCGGGTAACGAACAGCGTGTTCTGGTGATTGGCCCGATGCTGTCAGGCGGCACCGCCACGCCCCTGAATGCCGTTTCCGTGTATTCCGAAGACGAAGCGGATTTGTATTTCGGGGCCGGTTCGCTGGCCGCTGCAATGGCGCGCGCGGCCATTAACGCCAACAGTTATCTGCAACTGGATGTTATCGGTATTGCAGACAGTGGCGCAGGACAGGCGGCAACCGGCGCGGTTACCGTCAGCGGTACGGCAATCAGCAGCGGCACACTGTCGGTATGGGTTGCCGGTGAGCAGGTTACGGTGGATGTGGAAACCGGTGATGAACCGTCGAAAATCATTCCGGCACTGGTGGAAGCAATGACGCAGACGCCCTCGCTTCTGGTGACGGGGGAATACAAATCAGAAGCCTCTCAGCTGACGGTGACCACCCGGACCAAAGGAGCCTGGGGGAATGACATCACCCTGTCAGCGTCCACCACGGCAGGTGGTCTGACCGTGAGCGCCACACCGATGGCGAACGGAGAAATGGACCCGGATATTCAGCCCGCACTGGATGCGGTCTTTGCCGCCGGTCACAACATTCTGATTTGTCCGTTCAGTACCACGCCAGCCCTTGCCGCCCTGAAGCAGCATCTGGAGAAAACCGGGAACGCGATGGAACAGCGCGGCGCGATTGGCTGTGCGGGCTGGACGGGCAGTCTCGGGAACGGGATCACCCTGGCTGCCGGTGTGAACAGCGGGCGCGTGTCCGTCCCCTGGTATCGCGGCTCCGTGAAGCTGCCAGCGGTACTGGCTGCCATCTACGGCGCTGTGATGGCGGGCGAGGAAGACCCGGCGCGTCCGCTGAACTCGCTGGCGCTGTCCGGGCTGGATGTGGTCGCCATGTCACAGCGTGAAAGCCGTAACGAGCAGGAAAACGCCCTGCATAACGGCCTGACGCCGGTTGAGGTTGGCCCGGGTAACACGGTGCAGATTGTGCGTGCGGTCAGTACGTACACGGTAAACGCACAGGGCGTGACTGACGTCTCGTTACTGGATATCACGTCCATCAGAACGCTGGACTACACCCGCAAGGCGTGCCGCGAACGCATCAGCCTTCGCTTCCCGCGCGAAAAACTCAGCATCCGCACTATCGCAAAAGTGGAAAGCGAACTGTATGACGTGCTGATCAAGCTGGAGGAAGCGGAAATTCTGGAGAACGTGGAAGCGAACAAGGCAAAGCTGCGCGTTCAGCGAAACGGGAAAGATGCAAACCGTCTCGACTGCGTGGTTCCGGCGGATGTGGTTAACGGCCTGCATGTGTTTGCCGGTCGCATCGACATGATTTTGTAA